A genome region from Streptomyces xanthophaeus includes the following:
- a CDS encoding helix-turn-helix transcriptional regulator yields MNQNRVLQRWPLVGREAELRGFEEVVPEPRSAGFLVFGPAGVGKSRLAEECLDRAVALGYRVGRAVATAAAASVPLGAIAHLLPDGADLSDPVSGFAGVARLLSRPGATRPRMVILVDDVHLLDATSAMLLRQLMDAGVIFLLGTVRSGEGQALAVTALGHGDAVRQVDLAGFGREQVVTVLEQVLEGPVGRSAVNHLLTTSGGNPLYLRELVVGAVAAGVLTCDGEIWDMTADRLPGTRRLTDLIRSRLSVAPPAGRQVLDVLSLCEPLSLGHLERDAEPQVLGQLEQSGLIVVVQEERRSAVRLAHPLYGEVLRADMTAQCRRDTLLRQVHLLKRIGARRREDAVHLATYKLAATGTANPALLVRASALAAHAREYPRALSLLRAIPQEHRGFRIQLLLGKTLYEAGDFRQAEDVLSQADAMATTEEEVLSALPVRTQNLMWGLGASYAKLLDVIESARRRVTSPFGLRVLLVNEAASALTVGEVRHSLALTEDLEHEGTQAPDATTWLWAAMTRSMALAVTGRGEEAEGWIRRAIAFSSAAGETHSTAAHEVAHRAVLVLALAESGRLAEAQEAGERAFAGLTDASVTADRRLLAFYLARGAWAAGHPAQARRWFAEVVRASRPHTPVVLSMALAGLAAAAALQGDGEAAEAALAERGRLPALGFFPEERLGEAWLYVARGELTRSRAVLTAAAQEAFERGETASEAVLLTDLVRLGEAGEAAGRLTEIAAECPGPLHRARADLAAAWAAHDPDGLLAAADELEAVGADLLAAEAASTAAALLRAAGETRRANAAAVRAEDLAARCEGARTPALMAREAVVRLTGREREIALLASRGLLSKDIAAALTISIRTVDNHLQRIYNKLGITTRKELADRLLP; encoded by the coding sequence ATGAACCAGAACCGTGTGCTGCAGCGTTGGCCACTGGTCGGGCGCGAGGCCGAGCTGAGGGGTTTCGAGGAGGTCGTGCCGGAACCCCGCAGCGCCGGTTTCCTGGTCTTCGGGCCGGCCGGAGTGGGCAAGTCCCGGCTGGCCGAGGAGTGCCTGGACCGTGCGGTCGCGCTCGGGTACCGGGTCGGCAGGGCGGTTGCCACCGCGGCCGCGGCGTCCGTTCCGCTGGGTGCCATCGCCCATCTGCTGCCCGACGGTGCCGACCTGTCCGACCCGGTCTCGGGGTTCGCCGGTGTGGCCAGGCTGTTGTCGCGGCCGGGTGCGACGCGGCCCCGCATGGTGATCCTCGTCGATGACGTCCACCTCCTCGATGCGACCTCGGCGATGCTGCTGCGGCAGTTGATGGACGCCGGGGTGATCTTCCTGCTGGGAACCGTCCGGTCGGGGGAGGGACAGGCGCTGGCGGTGACCGCGCTCGGGCACGGGGACGCCGTGCGACAGGTGGACCTCGCCGGGTTCGGCCGCGAGCAGGTCGTGACGGTGCTGGAACAGGTCCTGGAGGGGCCGGTCGGGAGGAGCGCGGTCAACCACCTTCTGACGACCAGCGGCGGCAACCCCCTCTACCTGCGGGAGCTGGTGGTGGGGGCCGTGGCTGCCGGAGTGCTGACCTGCGACGGTGAGATCTGGGACATGACCGCGGACCGGCTGCCGGGCACGCGGCGTCTGACCGATCTGATCCGTTCCCGGCTCTCCGTCGCCCCACCCGCCGGCCGACAGGTGCTGGACGTCCTGTCCCTGTGCGAGCCGCTGTCCCTGGGCCACCTCGAAAGGGATGCCGAACCGCAGGTGCTGGGCCAGTTGGAGCAGTCAGGGCTGATCGTCGTCGTCCAGGAGGAACGACGCTCAGCGGTCCGGCTGGCCCACCCCCTCTACGGAGAGGTGCTGCGCGCGGACATGACTGCCCAGTGCCGCAGGGACACCTTGCTGCGGCAGGTCCATCTGCTGAAGCGGATCGGGGCCCGTCGCCGGGAGGACGCGGTCCACCTCGCCACCTACAAGCTCGCGGCCACCGGCACGGCCAACCCGGCTCTGCTCGTACGCGCGTCAGCCCTGGCCGCGCACGCCCGCGAGTACCCCCGCGCACTCAGTCTCCTCCGGGCGATCCCCCAGGAGCACCGGGGCTTCCGGATCCAGCTGCTGCTGGGAAAGACCCTGTACGAGGCCGGTGACTTCCGCCAGGCCGAGGACGTGCTGTCCCAGGCCGACGCCATGGCCACAACGGAAGAGGAAGTCCTGTCCGCGCTGCCGGTCCGGACACAGAACCTCATGTGGGGGCTGGGAGCGTCCTACGCAAAGCTTCTCGACGTCATCGAGTCCGCCCGTCGCCGGGTCACCAGCCCCTTCGGCCTCCGCGTCCTGCTGGTCAACGAGGCCGCCAGCGCGCTCACCGTCGGAGAGGTCAGGCACAGCCTCGCCCTGACCGAGGACCTCGAGCACGAGGGCACGCAGGCACCGGACGCCACGACATGGCTGTGGGCCGCCATGACGAGGTCCATGGCCCTCGCGGTCACGGGGCGTGGGGAGGAGGCCGAGGGCTGGATCCGACGTGCCATCGCCTTCAGCTCGGCCGCCGGCGAAACCCACTCCACCGCCGCGCACGAAGTGGCCCACCGGGCGGTTCTCGTCCTGGCCCTGGCGGAGAGCGGTCGCCTGGCCGAGGCCCAGGAAGCGGGCGAGCGGGCCTTCGCGGGCCTTACGGACGCGAGTGTGACCGCGGACCGCCGGCTGCTGGCCTTCTATCTGGCGCGTGGCGCATGGGCTGCCGGACACCCGGCTCAGGCGCGGCGCTGGTTCGCGGAGGTGGTCCGCGCGTCCCGCCCGCACACCCCGGTGGTGCTGTCGATGGCACTGGCGGGTCTTGCGGCGGCCGCCGCGCTGCAGGGGGACGGTGAAGCGGCGGAAGCGGCCCTGGCCGAACGCGGCCGGCTGCCCGCCCTGGGGTTCTTCCCCGAAGAAAGACTCGGCGAGGCCTGGCTGTACGTCGCCCGCGGTGAGCTGACCCGCTCGCGAGCAGTGCTGACCGCGGCCGCCCAAGAGGCGTTCGAGCGCGGGGAAACCGCGTCAGAAGCAGTTCTGCTGACCGATCTTGTCCGGCTCGGGGAGGCCGGGGAGGCCGCCGGGCGGCTGACGGAGATCGCTGCGGAGTGCCCCGGTCCCCTCCACCGGGCCCGTGCCGATCTTGCCGCCGCGTGGGCCGCGCACGACCCCGACGGGCTGCTCGCCGCCGCCGACGAGCTGGAGGCCGTGGGAGCGGACCTGCTGGCGGCCGAGGCGGCGAGCACCGCTGCCGCCCTTCTGAGGGCGGCGGGGGAGACCCGACGGGCCAACGCCGCCGCCGTCCGCGCCGAGGATCTCGCGGCCCGCTGCGAGGGAGCCAGAACCCCGGCTCTCATGGCCCGTGAGGCTGTCGTACGGCTCACCGGGAGAGAGCGCGAGATCGCGCTGCTCGCCTCCCGGGGCCTGCTCAGCAAGGACATCGCCGCTGCACTGACGATATCCATACGCACCGTCGACAATCACCTGCAACGCATTTACAACAAACTCGGCATCACCACGCGCAAAGAGCTGGCCGACCGACTGCTTCCATGA
- a CDS encoding NADAR family protein, whose product MTIYFHGAGEVPYGCFSNFSAHGVDLDGHWWPTTEHYFQAQKFTGTRHAELIRRAGTPLRAAELGRDRSKPMRRDWDRVKDDVMRRAVAAKFRTHADIATILLATGDEEIVEDTTSDHYWGRGRTGTGKNMLGRILMRTRSHLLAELGDPGEADDGTARARRGRVIRP is encoded by the coding sequence ATGACGATCTACTTCCACGGTGCCGGAGAAGTTCCCTACGGATGCTTCTCCAACTTCTCCGCACACGGCGTGGATCTCGACGGACACTGGTGGCCGACCACGGAACACTACTTCCAGGCACAGAAGTTCACCGGCACCCGCCACGCCGAACTCATCCGCCGGGCCGGCACCCCGCTGCGCGCGGCGGAGCTGGGCCGCGACCGGTCGAAGCCGATGCGGCGGGACTGGGACCGGGTGAAGGACGACGTGATGCGCCGCGCCGTGGCGGCCAAGTTCCGCACGCACGCCGACATCGCCACGATCCTGCTGGCCACGGGAGACGAAGAGATCGTCGAGGACACGACGTCCGACCACTACTGGGGACGGGGCCGGACGGGGACCGGGAAGAACATGCTCGGCAGGATCCTGATGCGCACGCGCAGCCATCTCCTCGCCGAACTCGGCGACCCCGGCGAAGCGGATGACGGCACCGCCCGCGCTCGCCGGGGTCGCGTCATCCGGCCGTGA
- a CDS encoding NAD(P)-binding domain-containing protein, giving the protein MNAPADIELPVVVIGAGPIGLAAAAHLLDQGIEPLVLEAGPVAGSAVRDWGHVRLFSTWGEVVDPAAEKLLAPTGWVKPHEAAYPTGGEWAEQYLQPLAAVLGARLRVGARVTGVSRLGRDRVVDADRETQPFTVHVAHTDGSEERLTARAVIDASGTWSTPGPIGGDGLPALGERSAADRISYRVPDLKDPATRARYAGKRTAVIGSGASAFTALAYLADLAKDEAGTHTTWILRRGISGSTFGGGAADQLPARGALGLAAKAAVDHGYADAVTGFRTTAVEKSGEQLVLVAEDDRRLDPVDEVIVLTGFRPDLTFLDELRLGLDERLQAPTELAPLIDPNQHSCGTVYPHGAGELAHPEKDVYLVGMKSYGRAPTFLAMTGYEQVRSIAAALAGDMEAAERVELTLPESGVCGGSGLFDQPEAAEATGGGCCAAPTTLTIGAAASSGGC; this is encoded by the coding sequence GTGAACGCGCCTGCCGACATCGAGCTGCCCGTCGTCGTCATCGGAGCCGGCCCCATCGGCCTGGCCGCCGCCGCACACCTCCTCGACCAGGGCATCGAGCCCCTGGTCCTGGAAGCCGGACCGGTCGCCGGCAGCGCCGTGCGGGACTGGGGCCACGTACGCCTGTTCTCCACCTGGGGTGAGGTCGTCGACCCGGCCGCGGAGAAGCTCCTGGCCCCCACCGGCTGGGTGAAGCCGCACGAGGCCGCGTACCCGACCGGCGGCGAATGGGCCGAGCAGTACCTACAGCCCCTGGCCGCCGTCCTGGGCGCGCGCCTCCGCGTCGGCGCCCGCGTCACCGGCGTCTCCCGCCTCGGCCGCGACCGGGTCGTGGACGCCGACCGCGAGACCCAGCCGTTCACCGTCCACGTCGCACACACCGACGGCAGCGAGGAACGGTTGACGGCCCGCGCGGTCATCGACGCCTCCGGCACCTGGTCCACCCCCGGCCCCATCGGCGGTGACGGCCTGCCCGCCCTGGGAGAGCGCTCCGCTGCCGACCGGATCTCGTACCGCGTCCCGGACCTGAAGGACCCGGCCACCCGCGCCCGCTACGCCGGCAAGCGCACCGCCGTCATCGGTTCCGGTGCCTCCGCGTTCACCGCGCTCGCCTACCTGGCCGACCTGGCCAAGGACGAGGCCGGCACGCACACCACCTGGATCCTGCGGCGCGGCATCAGCGGGTCCACCTTCGGGGGCGGCGCAGCCGACCAGCTGCCCGCCCGCGGCGCCCTCGGCCTCGCCGCCAAGGCCGCCGTCGACCACGGCTACGCCGACGCCGTCACCGGTTTCCGCACCACCGCCGTGGAGAAGTCCGGCGAACAGCTCGTCCTCGTCGCCGAGGACGACCGCCGCCTGGACCCGGTCGACGAGGTCATCGTCCTCACCGGCTTCCGCCCCGATCTCACCTTCCTCGACGAGCTCCGCCTCGGCCTGGACGAGCGTCTCCAGGCGCCCACCGAGCTGGCCCCGCTGATCGACCCGAACCAGCACTCCTGCGGCACCGTTTACCCGCACGGTGCGGGCGAGCTCGCCCACCCGGAGAAGGACGTCTACCTCGTCGGCATGAAGTCCTACGGCCGCGCCCCGACCTTCCTGGCCATGACCGGATACGAGCAGGTCCGTTCCATCGCCGCCGCCCTCGCCGGTGACATGGAGGCCGCCGAACGCGTCGAGCTCACCCTCCCCGAGTCCGGCGTCTGCGGTGGTTCGGGCCTCTTCGACCAGCCCGAGGCCGCCGAGGCCACCGGTGGCGGCTGCTGCGCGGCGCCCACCACCCTCACCATCGGCGCCGCCGCCTCCTCCGGCGGCTGCTGA
- a CDS encoding SDR family NAD(P)-dependent oxidoreductase produces the protein MENEAIRAGVDLLEQACHLPLEDERRRLLEQAASDLVRDGRRRRRAARRAVRAAADAKVLATTATGAPDRIMDAALSAETPPRSGLSVHEYVQEPSGPGAVTRRPPGRAPDGDGPPRLLNRPQRCYVCKNHYRQVHHFYGQLCPGCAEDNLTRRTARTDLTGRRALLTGGRVKIGFHLALMLLRDGAELTVTTRFPQDAASRFAAAPGAADWWHRLRIAALDLRDPRQVLALTDQLLGQAAPLDILVNNAAQTLHRSPRAYRALVAAEAAAVGSGRPSTAPEIWTAPGFTVPGSHAAALPLTAELAARPRASVALTGFRSATEGALAVDPDPQERTDEAGLLPETGDSNSWTLRLGQVEPAELLEVQLVNAVAPFLLADRLLPLLEASPHPRRYLINVSAVEGQFAARNKTSGHPHTNMAKAALNMLTRTSATDLASRGIHTCSVDTGWVTDEKPMPARERHAATGWRPPLDVIDGAARIYHPIVQGQAGSPIHGVLLKDYRHVAW, from the coding sequence ATGGAGAACGAAGCGATACGAGCCGGCGTGGACCTGCTGGAGCAGGCATGCCACCTGCCGCTGGAGGACGAGCGGCGGCGCCTGCTGGAACAGGCGGCCAGCGACCTCGTCCGGGACGGGCGGCGCCGTCGGCGTGCCGCGAGACGGGCCGTCCGGGCGGCGGCCGACGCGAAGGTGCTGGCCACCACCGCGACCGGAGCGCCCGACCGGATCATGGATGCGGCACTGTCGGCCGAGACACCGCCCCGATCGGGCCTGTCCGTGCACGAGTACGTCCAGGAACCCAGCGGTCCCGGTGCAGTGACCCGCCGGCCGCCGGGCCGCGCACCGGACGGCGACGGGCCGCCCAGACTGCTCAACCGCCCACAGCGCTGCTACGTCTGCAAGAACCACTACCGGCAGGTCCACCACTTCTACGGCCAGCTGTGCCCCGGCTGCGCGGAGGACAACCTCACCCGGCGCACCGCCCGGACCGATCTCACCGGCCGGCGTGCCCTGCTGACCGGCGGGCGGGTCAAGATCGGCTTCCACCTGGCACTGATGCTGCTGCGCGACGGAGCCGAACTCACCGTCACCACCCGCTTCCCCCAGGACGCGGCGAGCCGCTTCGCCGCGGCGCCCGGGGCCGCCGACTGGTGGCACCGACTGCGGATAGCCGCGCTGGACCTGCGCGACCCCAGGCAGGTGCTCGCCCTCACCGACCAACTGCTCGGCCAGGCCGCGCCCCTGGACATCCTGGTCAACAACGCGGCCCAGACACTCCACCGGTCCCCCCGGGCGTACCGTGCGCTGGTGGCGGCGGAGGCCGCCGCCGTCGGGAGCGGCCGACCCTCCACCGCGCCGGAGATCTGGACCGCGCCGGGATTCACCGTTCCCGGATCGCACGCCGCAGCACTCCCTCTGACGGCGGAACTCGCCGCGCGCCCCCGGGCGTCCGTCGCCCTGACCGGCTTCCGCAGTGCGACCGAAGGCGCGCTCGCCGTGGACCCGGACCCGCAGGAGCGCACCGATGAGGCGGGGCTCCTGCCGGAGACGGGCGACAGCAACTCCTGGACCCTGCGGCTCGGCCAGGTCGAACCGGCCGAACTCCTCGAAGTCCAGCTGGTCAACGCCGTCGCACCGTTCCTCCTCGCCGACCGCCTGCTGCCCCTGCTGGAGGCGTCGCCGCACCCACGCCGCTACCTGATCAACGTCTCCGCCGTCGAGGGCCAGTTCGCCGCCCGCAACAAGACGAGCGGTCACCCCCACACCAACATGGCCAAGGCCGCACTCAACATGCTCACCCGTACCAGCGCGACGGACCTGGCATCCCGAGGCATCCACACCTGCAGCGTGGACACCGGCTGGGTCACCGACGAGAAGCCGATGCCCGCCCGGGAGCGGCACGCAGCCACGGGGTGGCGTCCGCCCCTGGACGTCATCGACGGCGCTGCGCGCATCTACCACCCCATCGTGCAGGGGCAGGCCGGCAGCCCCATCCACGGCGTCCTGCTCAAGGACTACCGCCACGTCGCCTGGTGA
- a CDS encoding purine-cytosine permease family protein, which produces MHDQQAPRRGLTLPTAPETRSIDYIPPDERHGKLWHQGPFWFSGNFVLTTLVIGFIGPSIGLGLGWSVTAVVLGACFGTFFMAVHANQGPRMGLPQMIQSRAQFGVRGAVVPFTAVIFVYLGFNVFNTVLAAQGLGRIVGGGPWLWYPVLAVVSVVLAFVGHDLIHFVQRILTGILILVFGILTVGTVVQWWEAPIAAPATGSPWTSFLTVFAAAAGYQISYAVYVSDYSRYLPADANSRSVIWWTYAGAAGSAVWLMSLGAFIGSRLPADDAVTGLLRTGNGIVAGFGPLVVLVSALALISVMGVNTYGAMLTAVSAVDAFRREQPTSRLRAAVVLSVGAVVLAVALSLPDDYLAGFSSFVLLMLYFLVPWTAVNLVDYYAIRKGRYVIRDIFDDQGIYGRWSWRGLASYVIGLVAMIPFVSTTFFRGPVAHAMDGADVSFVVGLLVSGILYAALAGRQNAASPLAEARPLKSVGRL; this is translated from the coding sequence GTGCACGACCAGCAAGCCCCGCGCCGCGGTCTCACCCTGCCGACCGCCCCCGAAACGCGTTCCATCGACTACATCCCACCGGACGAACGTCACGGCAAGCTCTGGCACCAGGGCCCGTTCTGGTTCTCCGGCAACTTCGTCCTGACCACTCTCGTCATCGGCTTCATCGGCCCCTCGATCGGCCTCGGCCTGGGCTGGTCGGTGACGGCCGTGGTCCTCGGTGCCTGCTTCGGCACGTTCTTCATGGCGGTCCACGCCAACCAGGGCCCCCGTATGGGCCTGCCTCAGATGATCCAGTCCAGGGCACAGTTCGGAGTCCGGGGGGCCGTCGTACCGTTCACGGCCGTCATTTTCGTCTACCTGGGCTTCAACGTCTTCAACACCGTGCTCGCTGCCCAAGGACTGGGACGGATCGTCGGCGGCGGCCCCTGGCTCTGGTACCCGGTCCTGGCCGTGGTGTCGGTCGTGCTGGCCTTCGTGGGCCATGATCTGATCCATTTCGTACAACGCATCCTGACCGGGATCCTCATCCTCGTGTTCGGGATACTCACCGTCGGAACCGTCGTCCAGTGGTGGGAAGCGCCGATCGCCGCGCCTGCGACCGGCAGCCCGTGGACATCGTTCCTGACCGTCTTCGCCGCTGCCGCCGGCTACCAGATCAGCTACGCCGTCTACGTGTCCGACTACTCCCGATACCTGCCTGCGGACGCCAACTCCCGCTCCGTCATCTGGTGGACATACGCGGGTGCGGCCGGCTCCGCGGTGTGGCTGATGTCCCTGGGCGCCTTCATCGGCAGCCGCCTGCCTGCCGACGACGCCGTCACCGGCCTGCTCCGGACCGGGAACGGCATCGTTGCGGGCTTCGGCCCACTCGTCGTGCTGGTATCGGCTCTGGCCCTGATCAGCGTCATGGGCGTCAACACCTACGGTGCGATGCTCACAGCGGTGAGCGCGGTGGACGCCTTCCGGCGGGAGCAGCCGACGAGCCGTCTGCGGGCCGCCGTTGTCCTATCCGTCGGCGCGGTGGTGCTCGCGGTGGCCCTGTCCCTGCCCGACGACTACCTGGCCGGCTTCAGCAGCTTCGTCCTGCTGATGCTGTACTTCCTGGTCCCGTGGACCGCGGTCAACCTCGTCGACTACTACGCCATCCGCAAGGGCCGGTACGTGATCCGTGACATCTTCGACGACCAGGGCATCTACGGACGCTGGTCCTGGCGCGGCCTGGCCTCGTACGTCATCGGTCTCGTCGCGATGATCCCGTTCGTCTCGACCACCTTCTTCCGCGGACCGGTCGCGCACGCCATGGACGGCGCCGACGTCTCGTTCGTCGTGGGGCTGCTGGTGAGCGGCATCCTCTACGCCGCGCTGGCCGGAAGGCAGAATGCCGCGTCTCCCCTCGCGGAGGCCCGGCCGTTGAAGTCCGTTGGCCGTCTGTGA
- a CDS encoding ArsR/SmtB family transcription factor, translated as MMTSVDTELFRVLADPLRLRIVTLLAEETLCTTHLVEETGAKQTNLSNHLKVLREAGFVDTEPCGRYVYYRLRPEVIEAMAGQFADLARTARTTAEANLKRSCS; from the coding sequence ATGATGACGTCAGTCGACACTGAACTGTTCCGGGTGCTGGCCGACCCGCTCAGGCTCCGGATCGTGACCCTCCTCGCCGAGGAGACGCTCTGCACCACCCATCTCGTGGAGGAGACGGGTGCCAAGCAGACGAACCTGTCGAACCACCTGAAGGTCCTGCGCGAGGCCGGGTTCGTGGATACGGAGCCGTGCGGACGGTACGTCTACTACCGCCTGCGCCCGGAAGTCATCGAGGCCATGGCCGGCCAGTTCGCCGACCTCGCCCGGACCGCCCGCACCACCGCCGAGGCGAACCTCAAGCGGTCCTGCTCCTAG
- a CDS encoding adenylyltransferase/cytidyltransferase family protein: protein MRALFPGSFDPITQGHQDVLRRAALLFDEVVVCVMFNPNKTGRFPIAERLTGPAARQRPTWATSRSTPTPAACWSTTAAGSASTSSSAESAALPTWTTKCRWPA, encoded by the coding sequence ATGCGAGCCCTCTTCCCAGGATCCTTCGACCCGATCACCCAAGGGCACCAGGACGTTCTCCGCCGCGCCGCCCTCCTGTTCGACGAGGTCGTCGTCTGCGTGATGTTCAATCCGAACAAGACCGGCCGCTTCCCCATCGCCGAACGGCTGACCGGACCGGCCGCGCGGCAGCGGCCGACCTGGGCAACGTCACGGTCGACTCCCACACCGGCGGCCTGCTGGTCGACTACTGCCGCCGGGTCGGCATCGACGTCGTCATCCGCGGAGTCCGCGGCGCTGCCGACCTGGACTACGAAATGCCGATGGCCCGCATGA
- a CDS encoding ArsR/SmtB family transcription factor: MSNVNVLPLLEPDAVVPCCPPLAERPLTADEAERTATMFKALGDPVRLRLFSAVASHEGGEACVCDISDVGVSQPTVSHHLKKLKEAGLLSSERRGTWVYYRVEPAVLAAMAQLLTRAAGV; encoded by the coding sequence ATGTCGAATGTGAATGTGCTGCCGCTGCTGGAGCCGGACGCTGTCGTGCCGTGCTGCCCGCCGCTCGCCGAGCGCCCGCTGACCGCGGACGAGGCGGAGCGCACGGCCACGATGTTCAAGGCCCTGGGTGACCCCGTGCGCCTGCGGCTCTTCTCCGCGGTGGCTTCGCACGAGGGCGGCGAGGCGTGCGTCTGCGACATCTCCGACGTGGGTGTCTCCCAGCCGACCGTCTCCCATCACCTGAAGAAGCTCAAGGAGGCCGGACTGCTCTCCTCCGAGCGGCGCGGCACCTGGGTCTACTACCGGGTCGAGCCGGCGGTCCTCGCGGCCATGGCCCAGCTCCTGACCCGCGCAGCCGGCGTGTAG
- a CDS encoding acyl-CoA thioesterase, which translates to MQELPAEAGHTRPVQVHFDDLDPMGMVHNSRHALFVERAIGAYWQEQGWSMDPDRSRYPDTHLVVREFLVTYEEPIRGTGDVGVRFRISRLGRTSVVYEFQVRSEDGRCVHAHGHRVQVRVDPETLQPLAFSDELRETARGLVQGLEGTRLPPSPEGRS; encoded by the coding sequence ATGCAGGAACTGCCCGCCGAAGCGGGACACACCCGACCGGTCCAGGTTCATTTCGACGACCTGGATCCCATGGGAATGGTGCACAACTCGCGCCATGCACTCTTCGTCGAACGCGCCATCGGGGCCTATTGGCAGGAACAGGGCTGGAGCATGGATCCTGATCGCTCGCGATATCCCGACACCCATCTCGTCGTACGTGAATTCCTCGTCACATACGAGGAGCCGATTCGGGGCACGGGGGACGTGGGCGTGCGGTTCCGGATATCACGGCTCGGCCGCACCAGCGTGGTGTACGAGTTCCAGGTGAGATCCGAAGACGGCCGTTGTGTCCATGCCCACGGCCATCGGGTCCAGGTCCGGGTGGACCCGGAAACGCTGCAGCCCCTCGCCTTCAGCGACGAGCTGCGGGAAACCGCGCGCGGTCTCGTGCAAGGGCTTGAAGGTACTCGACTGCCGCCCTCACCCGAGGGAAGAAGCTAG
- a CDS encoding aquaporin has translation MSFTEPVGAAPAAASGTAAADVPRPAPGATPPRTPLIARAAAELVGTAALVAVVVGSGIQATELTQDVALQLLANSTATVFGLGVLIALLGPVSGAHFNPAVTLAEWWTARRGGAGVTARELAVYVPSQIAGAIAGAILADAMFGEPLVKWSTHDRSAGNLLLGEVVATAGLILLIFGLARTDRLRFAPVAVASYIGAAYWFTSSTSFANPAVTIGRAFTDTFAGIAPASVPGFIGAQLAGAVVGLALVAVIFLRGRTGTAGAPSA, from the coding sequence TTGTCCTTCACCGAGCCCGTCGGCGCCGCCCCCGCAGCGGCTTCCGGCACAGCCGCCGCCGACGTACCCCGACCCGCGCCCGGTGCGACCCCGCCCCGGACCCCGTTGATCGCCCGCGCCGCCGCCGAGCTCGTCGGCACCGCGGCGCTCGTGGCCGTGGTGGTCGGCTCCGGCATCCAGGCCACCGAACTCACCCAGGACGTGGCCCTGCAGCTGCTGGCCAACTCCACCGCCACCGTCTTCGGCCTCGGCGTACTGATCGCCCTCCTCGGCCCCGTCTCCGGCGCCCACTTCAACCCGGCCGTCACCCTGGCCGAGTGGTGGACCGCCCGCCGCGGGGGCGCCGGTGTCACCGCTCGCGAGCTGGCCGTGTACGTGCCCTCGCAGATCGCCGGCGCGATCGCGGGCGCCATCCTCGCGGACGCGATGTTCGGCGAACCGCTGGTCAAGTGGTCGACCCACGACCGCTCGGCCGGCAATCTCCTCCTCGGCGAGGTCGTGGCCACGGCCGGTCTGATCCTGCTGATCTTCGGCCTGGCCCGCACCGACCGCCTGCGCTTCGCGCCCGTCGCCGTCGCCTCGTACATCGGCGCCGCCTACTGGTTCACCTCCTCCACCTCCTTCGCGAACCCGGCGGTGACGATCGGCCGCGCGTTCACCGACACCTTCGCGGGCATCGCCCCCGCCTCGGTCCCGGGCTTCATCGGCGCCCAGCTCGCCGGTGCCGTCGTCGGCCTGGCCCTGGTCGCGGTCATCTTCCTGCGCGGCAGGACCGGGACCGCCGGAGCCCCCTCGGCATGA
- a CDS encoding MBL fold metallo-hydrolase: MAEGTSFIDFGSPASGPREVDVRWIHGSPSSKHNTDPDIQVYEYDEHTAILRQNMAINYEAPFLFLLFGNDRAVLIDTGATASREFFPLRPVVDRLIDGWLARHPRPEYHLLVLHTHAHGDHIAGDGQFADRPDTTVVSAELPAAWKYFGFDEDPTATAGVDLGGRRLECLATPGHHEAAVTFYDPWTGFLLTGDTVYPGRLYIQDRNAFARTIDRLIEFCERRPVTHVMGCHIEMTTEPGVDYPVRTTYQPHEPPLQMTTGHLHEIRAALDEIGDRPRRLAFPLFVICPEN, encoded by the coding sequence ATGGCTGAAGGTACGTCCTTCATCGATTTCGGCAGCCCGGCGTCTGGGCCACGCGAAGTGGACGTCCGCTGGATCCACGGCTCACCGTCGTCCAAGCACAACACCGACCCGGACATCCAGGTCTACGAGTACGACGAGCACACGGCCATCCTGCGGCAGAACATGGCGATCAACTACGAAGCGCCGTTCCTGTTCCTGCTGTTCGGCAATGACCGGGCGGTGCTGATCGATACCGGGGCCACAGCGTCACGTGAGTTCTTCCCCTTGCGTCCGGTGGTGGACCGGCTCATCGACGGCTGGCTCGCCCGCCACCCCCGCCCGGAGTACCACCTGCTGGTGCTGCACACACACGCCCACGGCGACCACATCGCGGGCGACGGCCAGTTCGCCGATCGTCCCGACACCACAGTGGTCTCAGCAGAACTCCCGGCGGCCTGGAAGTATTTCGGATTCGACGAGGACCCCACCGCCACGGCGGGCGTCGATCTGGGAGGCCGCAGGCTCGAATGCCTGGCCACCCCCGGGCACCACGAGGCAGCCGTCACGTTCTACGACCCGTGGACGGGGTTCCTGCTCACCGGCGACACGGTCTATCCGGGCCGCCTCTACATCCAGGACCGGAACGCCTTCGCCCGGACCATCGACCGCCTGATCGAGTTCTGCGAGCGCAGACCGGTCACCCACGTCATGGGCTGTCACATCGAGATGACCACCGAGCCGGGCGTGGACTACCCGGTCCGCACCACCTACCAGCCCCACGAACCCCCCCTGCAGATGACCACCGGCCACCTGCACGAGATCCGCGCCGCACTCGACGAGATCGGCGACCGGCCCCGCCGACTCGCCTTCCCTCTCTTCGTCATCTGCCCGGAGAACTGA